One genomic region from Hirundo rustica isolate bHirRus1 chromosome 5, bHirRus1.pri.v3, whole genome shotgun sequence encodes:
- the LOC120752934 gene encoding toll-like receptor 6 yields MRSLTNIYVFTCAFTFTLWHNIQPTVGDEFIANYSSSLLTNVPKNIPVCTQVLDFSHNRISGLSISEFIYLSDLQVLNLSYNLITVLDFSVFIFNENLEYLDLSHNNISKVHCLTLACLRHLDLSFNKFTAPPICQEFGNMFNLEYLGFSATMIRRSDFRYIKHLQLHTVFLTLGNFSLYEPQSLTVLTTRNLHIAFAANQNFIFPLLYDGMSTSENLKIVNLRYTLSYKDFPSPPLMLLKQIKTTALTLDAVDLQWAIILQIFILIWYSPVELLTVRNLTFRGPLKEPTGYAFLPLLSSVEQLISLDGSMKALTLEHVRNKVYYFNQEILYRQFSEMNIANLTINDAYMPHMLCPNRTSSFQYLNFSHNALTDELFQNCGTLMDLKLLILQKNKFESLRKVSFMTSRMKSLKYLDMSNNLLRHDGADVRCQWAESLSELDLSSNQLADAVFECLPANVKKLSLQNNQISNVPRGVAALKSLEELNLASNRLADLPGCSGFASLQFLNVEMNSILTPSADFFQSCPRVRELQAGHNPFKCSCELQAFIGLERQSGGKLFGWPAAYVCEYPEGLRGTELKDFHLSQLACNTTLLLVTALLLTLVLVAAVAFLCIYLDVPWYVRMTWQWTQTKRRAWHNPPGDQGPVLQFHAFISYSERDSLWVKNELIPNLEKGEGCVRLCQHERNFMPGKSIVENIINCIEKSYKSIFVLSPNFVQSEWCHYELYFAHHKLFSENSNSLILVLLEPIPPYLIPARYHKLKALMAKRTYLEWPKERSKRALFWANLRAAISINLPISSEADE; encoded by the coding sequence ATGAGATCTCTCACAAATATCTATGTTTTTACTTGTGCCTTTACATTCACACTGTGGCATAATATCCAGCCAACTGTAGGAGATGAATTTATTGCAAATTATTCAAGCAGTTTGCTAACTAATGTTCCAAAAAACATTCCAGTCTGTACTCAAGTATTAGATTTCTCACATAATAGGATATCTGGACTTAGTATCTCAGaatttatttatctttctgaCCTTCAAGTATTGAATCTTTCTTATAATCTAATTACCGTACTTGACTTTagtgtctttatttttaatgaaaatttagaATACTTAGATTTATCTCATAATAACATTTCAAAAGTTCACTGTCTAACTCTTGCATGTCTTAGACATTTAGATCTTTCTTTCAATAAGTTTACTGCCCCGCCCATCTGTCAGGAATTTGGGAACATGTTTAATTTGGAGTACCTTGGATTCAGTGCTACGATGATACGAAGGTCAGACTTCAGGTATATCAAACATTTGCAGCTGCACACTGTCTTCCTCACCTTGGGAAACTTTTCACTGTATGAGCCTCAGAGTCTGACAGTCTTGACTACAAGGAACCTCCACATTGCTTTTGCAGCAAaccaaaacttcatttttcccctcttgtaCGATGGAATGAGTACTtcagaaaacttaaaaatagtTAACTTAAGATATACCTTGAGCTACAAAGATTTCCCCTCTCCACCTTTAATGCTTTTGAAGCAAATCAAGACAACAGCTCTCACGCTTGATGCTGTGGATTTACAATGGGCTATCATCCTGCAAATTTTCATCCTAATCTGGTATTCACCTGTGGAACTTCTGACTGTGAGAAATTTGACTTTTCGGGGACCACTGAAGGAGCCGACTGGATATGCATTTCTACCCCTATTAAGCTCTGTGGAACAATTAATCTCTTTGGATGGCTCCATGAAAGCATTAACTTTGGAGCATGTTCGTAATAAGGTTTATTATTTCAACCAAGAGATTCTATATAGACAGTTTTCAGAGATGAATATTGCCAATTTGACAATAAATGATGCATACATGCCACACATGCTTTGCCCAAATAGAACAAGCTCATTTCAATATTTAAACTTTTCTCACAATGCCCTGACAGATGAGTTGTTCCAGAATTGTGGCACTCTCATGGATCTGAAATTACTTATATTGCAGAAGAATAAATTTGAGAGCCTTCGCAAGGTAAGCTTCATGACCAGCCGTATGAAGTCACTGAAATACCTGGACATGAGCAACAACCTGCTGCGCCACGATGGAGCTGACGTGCGATGCCAGTGGGCCGAGTCTCTGTCAGAGCTGGACCTGTCCTCCAATCAGCTGGCCGACGCCGTGTTTGAGTGCCTGCCAGCCAACGTCAAAAAACTCAGCCTACAAAACAATCAGATCAGCAACGTCCCCAGGGGGGTGGCCGCGCTGAAATCCTTGGAAGAGCTGAACCTGGCGTCGAACAGGCTGGCTGACCTGCCGGGGTGCAGTGGCTTTGCATCCCTGCAGTTCCTGAACGTAGAGATGAATTCCATCCTCACTCCATCTGCTGACTTCTTCCAGAGCTGCCCGAGGGTCAGGGAGCTGCAGGCCGGGCACAACCCGTTCAAGTGTTCCTGTGAGCTGCAAGCCTTTATCGGCCTGGAGAGGCAGTCGGGGGGGAAGCTGTTTGGCTGGCCGGCGGCGTACGTGTGCGAGTACCCGGAAGGCTTGCGAGGAACGGAGCTCAAGGACTTCCACCTGAGCCAACTGGCTTGCAACACGACGCTCCTGcttgtgacagctctgctgctgacgCTGGTGCTGGTGGCTGCGGTGGCCTTTCTGTGCATCTACCTGGATGTGCCGTGGTACGTGCGGATGACGTGGCAGTGGACGCAGACCAAGCGCAGAGCTTGGCACAACCCCCCCGGAGATCAGGGGCCCGTTCTGCAATTTCACGCCTTCATTTCCTACAGCGAGCGCGATTCGCTGTGGGTGAAGAACGAGCTGATCCCCAACCTGGAGAAGGGGGAGGGCTGCGTACGGCTGTGCCAGCACGAGAGAAACTTTATGCCTGGCAAGAGCATTGTGGAGAACATCATTAACTGCATTGAGAAGAGCTACAAGTCGATCTTCGTGCTGTCTCCCAACTTTGTGCAGAGTGAGTGGTGTCACTATGAGCTGTACTTTGCCCATCACAAGTTATTCAGCGAGAATTCCAACAGCTTAATCCTCGTTTTACTGGAGCCAATCCCTCCGTACCTTATTCCTGCCAGGTATCACAAGCTGAAAGCTCTCATGGCAAAGCGCACCTACCTGGAGTGGCCGAAGGAGAGGAGCAAGCGTGCCCTATTCTGGGCTAACCTGAGGGCAGCCATTAGCATTAACCTGCCAATATCCAGTGAAGCAGATGAATAG